A section of the Candidatus Tisiphia endosymbiont of Nedyus quadrimaculatus genome encodes:
- a CDS encoding Mu transposase domain-containing protein, translated as MLPYSRWEYADICYSESFESLSKGYDEAVWALGFVAPEHRTDNLTAATQSCGSKRIFTKRWQEVMEHYGVTPSRNNPGVSNENGSIEKSHDLLKNAIRQQLMLRGSSNFAELADYQSFIRAVIASRNSRRCDRLEEEIKLLKPLPDKKYYAPIVIEVKVSQFSTVRIFKVSYSVASRLIGYTLRAYIYQGEIKLYYGQTLVQTMPQIKDSKKEASINYRHIITSLLRKPRAFANYYYREHLFPSTIFRTAYDMLIKHYPVNGTKQYLQILQLAAIGSESEVEIALELLINNKVAPSYEEVQELLKSSKVVVSDVKVTLPSLEDYDSLLSVVA; from the coding sequence GTGTTACCATATTCACGTTGGGAATATGCTGACATTTGTTATAGCGAAAGTTTTGAATCATTGAGTAAAGGCTATGATGAGGCAGTTTGGGCTTTGGGTTTTGTTGCCCCTGAACATCGAACTGATAATTTGACAGCAGCAACGCAAAGTTGTGGTTCTAAAAGAATATTTACCAAACGTTGGCAGGAAGTAATGGAGCATTATGGCGTAACACCCAGTCGTAATAATCCTGGAGTAAGTAACGAAAATGGTTCTATAGAAAAAAGTCATGATTTGCTTAAGAATGCTATTAGGCAACAATTGATGTTACGAGGCTCAAGTAATTTTGCCGAGCTTGCAGATTATCAATCCTTTATTAGGGCAGTAATTGCTAGTCGTAATTCTAGACGCTGTGATAGGCTTGAGGAAGAGATAAAATTACTAAAGCCACTACCTGACAAGAAATATTATGCCCCTATAGTTATTGAGGTTAAAGTCTCCCAGTTCAGCACTGTGCGAATCTTTAAAGTCAGCTATTCTGTAGCTAGTAGACTTATTGGCTACACTCTTAGAGCGTATATTTATCAAGGTGAAATAAAGCTTTATTACGGTCAGACATTGGTTCAAACAATGCCGCAAATTAAAGATAGTAAAAAGGAAGCATCAATTAATTATCGCCATATTATAACTAGCCTATTACGAAAACCTAGAGCATTTGCTAATTATTACTATCGGGAGCATTTATTTCCTAGTACCATTTTTAGAACAGCTTATGATATGTTAATAAAACATTATCCAGTAAATGGTACAAAACAATATCTACAAATCCTACAACTAGCGGCAATTGGTAGTGAGAGTGAGGTAGAGATAGCCTTAGAGCTATTGATAAATAATAAGGTAGCTCCATCATATGAGGAAGTACAAGAACTACTTAAAAGTTCTAAAGTGGTAGTATCTGATGTAAAAGTTACTTTACCATCATTAGAAGATTATGACTCCTTACTCAGTGTAGTAGCGTGA
- a CDS encoding transposase, translated as MKKDITELYSFIDDFCKIYLEYEQRNRCCSMSLSEMLTIIIMFHTSYAKNFKFFYKSYIECMHKDDFPKALSYNRFVELMARLFIPLNMLIHLLFGEETGIYFIDSTTIKACHNKRRYSNKVFKGLAKHSILKYIELGDKEHRNSFE; from the coding sequence ATGAAAAAAGATATCACAGAATTATATAGTTTTATAGATGATTTTTGTAAAATTTATTTGGAGTATGAACAGAGAAATCGCTGTTGTAGCATGAGTTTAAGTGAAATGTTAACAATAATAATTATGTTTCATACATCCTATGCTAAGAATTTTAAATTTTTCTATAAAAGTTATATAGAGTGCATGCATAAGGATGATTTCCCTAAAGCCTTGAGTTATAATAGATTTGTTGAATTAATGGCACGATTATTCATACCGCTAAATATGTTGATTCATTTGTTGTTTGGTGAGGAAACAGGTATTTATTTTATTGACTCTACAACGATTAAAGCTTGTCACAATAAAAGGCGTTATAGCAATAAAGTTTTTAAAGGATTAGCCAAACATAGTATACTAAAATACATTGAATTAGGTGACAAAGAACATAGAAATAGCTTCGAATAA
- a CDS encoding transposase, whose amino-acid sequence MFSISLSRIDVTCNTELFNNWVEKFLIKELKAGQVVVLDNASFHKSKKTKELIESVGCKVIFLPPYSPDLNPIEKFWANMKKWIKNKITETSKLFEAISMFFVT is encoded by the coding sequence ATGTTCTCAATATCCTTATCCCGAATTGACGTAACTTGTAATACAGAACTATTTAATAATTGGGTTGAGAAGTTTTTAATTAAAGAATTAAAAGCAGGACAGGTTGTAGTACTAGATAATGCTAGTTTCCATAAATCAAAGAAGACGAAAGAATTAATAGAATCAGTAGGTTGTAAGGTTATTTTTTTACCCCCATATTCACCAGACTTAAATCCAATAGAAAAATTTTGGGCTAATATGAAAAAATGGATTAAAAATAAGATAACAGAAACTAGTAAATTATTCGAAGCTATTTCTATGTTCTTTGTCACCTAA
- a CDS encoding IS982 family transposase has translation MKKDITELYSFIDDFCKIYLEYEQRKLLPSNKQRNRCCSMSLSEMLTIIIMFHTSYAKNFKFFYKSYIECMHKDDFPKALSYNRFVELMARLFIPLNMLIHLLFGEETGIYFIDSTTIKACHNKRRYSNKVFKGLAKHSKSSMGYFYGFKLHVIINNKGEFMALKVTKGNVDDRVPVPELTKRLTGIIAADKGYIKQNLFLNLYERGLKMIHGIKKNMENKLMDLKEKILLRKRNLIETVFDYLKNKMNLEHTRHRSPINAFVHILSTLVAYSLKKNKPSTKFDFNLHVLNILIPN, from the coding sequence ATGAAAAAAGATATCACAGAATTATATAGTTTTATAGATGATTTTTGTAAAATTTATTTGGAGTATGAACAGAGAAAGTTATTACCATCAAATAAGCAGAGAAATCGCTGTTGTAGCATGAGTTTAAGTGAAATGTTAACAATAATAATTATGTTTCATACATCCTATGCTAAGAATTTTAAATTTTTCTATAAAAGTTATATAGAGTGCATGCATAAGGATGATTTCCCTAAAGCCTTGAGTTATAATAGATTTGTTGAATTAATGGCACGATTATTCATACCGCTAAATATGTTGATTCATTTGTTGTTTGGTGAGGAAACAGGTATTTATTTTATTGACTCTACAACGATTAAAGCTTGTCACAATAAAAGGCGTTATAGCAATAAAGTTTTTAAAGGATTAGCCAAACATAGTAAATCCTCTATGGGGTATTTTTATGGTTTTAAATTACATGTAATAATCAATAATAAAGGGGAGTTTATGGCATTAAAAGTGACCAAAGGCAATGTAGATGATAGGGTTCCAGTACCGGAGTTAACAAAAAGATTAACTGGAATTATAGCAGCTGATAAAGGTTATATTAAGCAAAATTTGTTCTTAAATTTATATGAAAGAGGCTTAAAAATGATTCATGGAATTAAGAAGAATATGGAAAATAAATTAATGGATTTGAAAGAAAAAATCTTACTTCGAAAGCGTAACTTAATTGAAACAGTTTTTGATTATCTAAAAAATAAAATGAACCTTGAACATACTAGACATAGATCACCAATAAATGCCTTTGTCCATATATTATCTACTCTTGTTGCTTATTCATTAAAGAAAAATAAACCTTCAACAAAATTTGATTTTAATCTACATGTTCTCAATATCCTTATCCCGAATTGA
- a CDS encoding ATP-binding protein: protein MKDLILLLDKLGLVGMKMQLAESSNLTNDVPTTSVYDVLKKLLEAECEYKKSRSLGYRLQLAKFPTIKLLSDTCQAKLVENIDIQKVIDNHQNIMFIGGSGSAKTHLAIGLAFTAIEKSYRVRFYTLNELASQLLNARIHNYESKFIDSVKRFHLIVVDELGYVYSMKINNCVVQDLRCSRTSVRCTPRLGHS, encoded by the coding sequence ATGAAAGACTTAATATTGTTATTAGATAAATTAGGTTTAGTCGGTATGAAGATGCAGTTAGCTGAGTCAAGTAATTTAACAAATGATGTTCCTACTACTAGTGTGTATGATGTGTTAAAGAAACTTCTTGAAGCAGAGTGTGAATATAAGAAGTCACGCTCGCTAGGTTATAGGTTGCAACTAGCTAAGTTCCCAACCATAAAGTTACTATCAGATACATGCCAAGCTAAATTGGTTGAAAATATTGATATACAAAAAGTGATTGATAATCATCAGAATATCATGTTCATAGGTGGTTCTGGGTCTGCAAAAACTCATCTAGCAATTGGTTTGGCGTTCACCGCCATTGAAAAAAGTTACAGGGTAAGATTTTATACTTTAAATGAATTAGCTAGCCAATTGCTTAATGCTAGAATCCATAATTATGAAAGCAAATTCATCGATTCAGTTAAGAGATTCCATCTGATTGTAGTAGATGAATTAGGCTATGTATACTCGATGAAAATCAACAATTGCGTTGTCCAAGACCTGCGGTGCTCACGTACTAGTGTACGCTGTACTCCTCGGCTTGGACACTCCTAG
- the istA gene encoding IS21 family transposase — protein MYHVDGKAIRAIAKELNISKNTVKKVIRSDATKFELAKYSKAKPVLGEYLAMLNQLLAENIKEPVRRRMTAKKLHQQLKISGYQGSYESVNLIVRRFRRDHEAKGKQVFIPLNFELGGAFQFDWGEEEICLNGEVIRVKAARIKLCYSRYSLVVVYPNEQLEMVMDAHDQAFKFFVGCCKNGIYDNMKTAVKKILIGKDRIFNEKFIQMVSHHLFEPLACSPASGWEKGQVEKQVGDTRRNFFTPILKGDSYEAINIQLREMSIEWAKTKRHPEFTERTILEIYEEEKAYLIGYRGQFTGYRLHPTTVSPLSLIQYDSNMYSVPCEYVGLSVQIKSYAWQIVILHESKIIAEHVRSFKRYQKNYNPWHYIAALERKPGALRNGGPFKELMSLLPEIFGKLRNKLETYKDGDKQFIDILLLVNKYGLEKVTNACNLTIAAGGCSSKLVEQYLLQPAMKLDIQETEFIQLKNPPDADCSIYSKLHLTTEVN, from the coding sequence ATGTATCATGTTGATGGCAAGGCAATTAGAGCAATTGCCAAAGAGCTTAATATATCAAAAAATACTGTTAAAAAAGTTATACGCAGTGATGCGACCAAGTTTGAATTAGCTAAATATAGTAAAGCTAAGCCAGTTTTAGGTGAATATCTTGCGATGTTGAATCAGCTATTAGCAGAAAATATCAAAGAACCAGTCAGGCGTAGAATGACTGCCAAGAAATTACATCAGCAGCTGAAGATATCAGGTTATCAAGGTAGTTATGAATCTGTGAATCTAATAGTTAGAAGATTCCGAAGAGATCATGAAGCAAAAGGTAAGCAAGTTTTTATTCCACTAAATTTTGAGCTAGGAGGAGCGTTTCAGTTTGATTGGGGAGAGGAAGAAATATGTTTAAATGGGGAGGTTATTAGAGTTAAAGCAGCGAGAATAAAGCTATGCTATAGTCGTTATTCTTTGGTAGTGGTTTATCCTAATGAGCAGCTGGAAATGGTTATGGATGCCCATGATCAAGCTTTCAAGTTTTTTGTTGGTTGTTGTAAGAATGGTATTTATGACAATATGAAGACGGCTGTCAAAAAAATATTGATTGGCAAGGATCGTATATTTAACGAGAAGTTTATCCAAATGGTCTCTCACCATTTATTTGAGCCACTTGCCTGTAGTCCAGCATCAGGATGGGAGAAAGGACAGGTTGAGAAACAAGTAGGAGACACTAGACGTAACTTTTTTACTCCAATATTGAAAGGAGATAGTTATGAAGCTATTAACATTCAGCTAAGAGAGATGTCTATAGAGTGGGCTAAAACTAAAAGACATCCTGAATTTACAGAAAGAACGATTCTAGAAATATATGAGGAAGAGAAGGCATATTTAATAGGATATAGAGGGCAGTTTACCGGTTATAGATTACATCCAACGACCGTATCACCTTTGAGTTTAATACAATACGACAGCAATATGTATAGTGTTCCGTGTGAATATGTGGGACTTAGCGTACAGATTAAATCCTATGCTTGGCAAATAGTGATTTTACATGAAAGCAAGATTATTGCAGAGCATGTTCGTAGTTTTAAACGCTATCAGAAGAATTATAATCCATGGCACTATATAGCAGCTCTAGAACGTAAACCCGGTGCTTTACGTAATGGTGGACCGTTCAAAGAGTTAATGAGTTTGTTACCTGAGATATTTGGCAAACTACGAAATAAGTTAGAGACTTACAAGGATGGTGATAAACAATTTATAGATATCCTGCTACTTGTTAATAAGTATGGATTAGAAAAGGTAACAAATGCTTGTAACCTAACAATTGCTGCTGGCGGCTGTAGCTCTAAATTAGTTGAGCAATATTTGTTGCAACCAGCAATGAAACTAGATATCCAAGAGACTGAGTTTATTCAGCTAAAAAATCCTCCTGATGCTGATTGTAGTATTTATAGCAAGTTGCATTTAACAACGGAGGTAAATTAA
- a CDS encoding aminoglycoside phosphotransferase family protein produces the protein MIDSQLVSCLVATQFPQFRDLPVQPVELSGWDNRTFRLGKHMLVRMPSAESYTIQVEKEQKWLPRLASLLPLPIPVPVAMGEPSEDYPWRWSIYRWIEGETATSAHISDLGDFATSLAQFLIALQSIDPTDGPLPGLHNFYRGGSLTTYDTETRQAISALSNKIDVSTATKIWEEALTTTWQGSPIWIHGDLSTGNLLVQEGKLSAVIDFGGLGIGDPACDLAITWTLFQGKSREIFRTMLQLDAGTWVRGRAWTLWKALIVAAGLPGTNAAEVTQSWRIIDEVLTDYRHN, from the coding sequence ATGATAGACAGCCAACTTGTGAGTTGCCTAGTAGCCACCCAGTTTCCACAATTTAGAGATTTGCCTGTTCAACCGGTTGAACTTAGTGGTTGGGACAACAGAACATTTCGCTTGGGTAAGCACATGCTTGTACGCATGCCAAGTGCTGAGAGCTATACAATACAGGTAGAAAAAGAGCAAAAGTGGTTGCCTAGATTGGCATCTTTGCTGCCACTTCCAATTCCAGTGCCTGTAGCAATGGGAGAACCTAGTGAAGACTATCCATGGAGATGGTCCATTTACCGCTGGATTGAGGGCGAAACTGCTACATCTGCACACATATCCGACCTAGGTGACTTCGCAACCAGTCTTGCACAATTTCTCATCGCTCTGCAAAGCATTGATCCCACGGACGGACCTCTACCAGGCTTACATAACTTCTATCGTGGTGGATCTCTAACGACCTACGACACTGAAACACGACAAGCAATTTCTGCATTAAGTAACAAGATCGATGTCAGCACTGCTACTAAAATTTGGGAAGAAGCTCTTACTACTACTTGGCAAGGTTCACCAATATGGATTCATGGTGACCTCAGCACCGGCAACCTGTTAGTGCAAGAAGGAAAGTTAAGTGCTGTCATTGATTTTGGAGGGCTAGGGATCGGCGACCCAGCCTGTGATTTGGCGATTACTTGGACGTTGTTTCAAGGAAAAAGTCGGGAAATCTTTCGAACAATGCTTCAGTTAGATGCTGGCACTTGGGTTCGCGGTCGTGCATGGACATTATGGAAGGCCTTGATTGTAGCAGCAGGCCTCCCGGGTACAAATGCTGCAGAAGTCACACAATCATGGCGTATTATTGATGAAGTGCTTACAGATTACAGGCATAACTAA
- the secA gene encoding preprotein translocase subunit SecA, producing the protein MLSLLKKLFGTANDRSIKKLSLEIEKINLLEPSIQKLSDDDLRNKTEQFRQRLKDGESLDDLTYEAFAVVREASKRVYGMRHFDVQLIGGLILHRGMITEMRTGEGKTLVATLPAYLNALTGEGVHVVTVNDYLVTRDSEWMGRIHKFLGLSVGCIIANISDDDRRNAYRADITYATNNELGFDFLRDNMKYSEDSKVLRPFKFAIIDEVDSILIDEARTPLIISGPVDDRSDLYSIIDKLVRQFKDEDYEKDEKLRTVNLTENGITHVESMLVANSLIEKDSSLYDFENLSLVHYINQSLRAHILFNRDVDYLVRDGKVMIIDEFTGRVMEGRRYSEGLHQSLEAKEHVQIQNENQTLASITFQNYFRNYPKLSGMTGTAMTEAAELKDIYNLDVLAVPTHNPITRVDYDDEIYGSKQDKYEAILKLIKECHDRGQPVLVGTVSIEKSEEISNLLTKNKITHNVLNAKFHQQEAFIIAQAGRFKAVTIATNMAGRGTDIMLGGNPEMLIEQLSLKNLPKEQYELEIVKIKEQIAEEKQRVIEAGGLFVIGTERHESRRIDNQLRGRAGRQGDPGNTKFFLSLEDDLMRIFASDRISGVLRTLGLKDGEAIHHPMISRSLEKAQQKVEGHNYEIRKNLLRFDDVMNDQRKIVYEQRSDIIKSKDAHDFLTNMTKELVEKVVLTFIPPSSYREDWDINALTGELQRIFAIKLHHESITKADVTEVQVVSNVVQMVNDLYQAKDEAYSVNLMNDAIKYILLTTLDQVWKDHLHNLDHLRQGISLRAYAQKDPLNEYKREAFNLFEQMLDNLKELFIQRVCHLHMDTSHIKKESMSLENKKLQKTMRETREDPAFNKYNAGVSIETQLKTIKTQVNPQDRVQSDPSSWGKVARNELCPCGSSKKYKYCHGSNE; encoded by the coding sequence ATGCTTTCTTTACTTAAAAAATTATTCGGCACAGCAAATGATAGAAGTATAAAAAAACTATCTTTAGAAATTGAAAAAATTAATTTGCTCGAGCCTTCAATACAAAAACTTTCTGATGATGATTTGAGAAATAAAACAGAGCAATTTAGGCAAAGATTAAAAGATGGTGAGTCATTAGATGACTTAACTTATGAAGCTTTTGCTGTTGTACGAGAAGCTTCAAAAAGAGTCTATGGGATGAGGCATTTTGATGTTCAGCTAATTGGTGGATTGATATTGCACCGTGGTATGATTACTGAAATGCGTACAGGAGAAGGAAAAACTTTAGTTGCCACATTACCCGCATATTTGAATGCTCTTACTGGTGAAGGGGTGCATGTTGTTACGGTAAATGATTATTTAGTAACACGTGATTCTGAGTGGATGGGAAGAATTCATAAATTCCTAGGGTTATCTGTTGGTTGTATCATCGCTAATATCAGTGATGATGATAGACGTAACGCTTATAGAGCAGATATTACTTATGCAACTAATAACGAGCTTGGATTTGATTTCCTCAGAGATAACATGAAATATAGTGAAGATTCTAAGGTACTTCGCCCTTTTAAATTCGCTATTATTGATGAAGTTGACTCAATTTTAATTGATGAAGCAAGAACTCCACTAATTATATCAGGTCCAGTAGACGATCGCTCAGATTTATACAGCATAATTGATAAATTAGTTCGTCAGTTTAAAGATGAAGATTACGAAAAAGATGAGAAATTACGGACAGTTAATCTTACTGAGAATGGTATAACTCATGTAGAATCAATGCTTGTAGCTAATAGTCTTATTGAAAAAGATTCAAGCCTTTACGATTTTGAAAATTTAAGTTTGGTTCATTATATCAATCAATCATTAAGAGCTCATATCCTCTTCAATCGTGATGTTGATTATTTAGTACGCGATGGAAAAGTTATGATTATTGATGAATTTACTGGACGCGTTATGGAAGGTAGACGGTATTCCGAAGGGTTACACCAGTCACTAGAGGCAAAAGAGCATGTACAAATTCAAAATGAGAATCAAACCTTGGCTTCTATTACTTTCCAAAACTATTTTAGGAATTATCCCAAATTATCAGGCATGACTGGTACAGCAATGACCGAAGCTGCAGAGCTAAAAGACATATACAATCTTGATGTTCTTGCTGTTCCTACCCATAATCCAATTACTAGAGTTGATTATGATGACGAGATTTATGGCAGTAAACAAGATAAATATGAAGCTATCCTAAAATTAATAAAAGAATGTCATGATCGTGGTCAACCTGTCTTGGTTGGAACAGTTAGTATAGAGAAGTCTGAAGAAATTTCTAACTTACTTACTAAAAATAAAATAACTCATAATGTTTTAAATGCAAAATTTCATCAGCAGGAAGCATTTATTATAGCTCAAGCTGGACGATTTAAGGCTGTGACTATCGCTACAAATATGGCAGGTCGTGGTACAGATATTATGCTTGGCGGTAACCCAGAAATGCTAATAGAACAACTATCTCTAAAGAACCTACCAAAAGAGCAATATGAATTAGAAATAGTAAAAATAAAAGAGCAGATAGCTGAAGAGAAGCAGCGTGTAATAGAGGCTGGAGGATTATTTGTTATAGGTACTGAAAGGCATGAAAGTCGTAGGATAGATAACCAGTTACGAGGAAGAGCTGGTAGACAAGGTGATCCAGGCAATACAAAATTTTTCTTGTCTTTAGAAGATGATCTGATGCGTATTTTTGCCTCAGACCGTATTTCCGGAGTTTTAAGAACGTTAGGTTTAAAAGATGGTGAAGCAATCCATCACCCTATGATTAGTCGTTCACTTGAAAAAGCTCAACAGAAAGTTGAAGGACATAATTACGAAATACGTAAAAATTTATTACGTTTTGATGATGTTATGAATGATCAACGTAAGATAGTTTATGAACAACGCAGTGACATCATTAAGTCAAAAGATGCACATGATTTTTTAACTAACATGACAAAAGAACTAGTGGAAAAAGTGGTATTAACTTTTATTCCACCTAGTTCTTATAGAGAAGACTGGGATATAAACGCTCTAACAGGAGAGTTGCAGCGTATTTTTGCTATAAAACTACATCATGAATCTATAACAAAAGCTGATGTTACCGAAGTACAGGTGGTATCTAACGTTGTACAAATGGTAAATGACTTGTACCAAGCAAAAGATGAAGCATATAGCGTTAACTTGATGAATGACGCAATTAAGTATATTTTACTAACAACTTTAGATCAAGTATGGAAAGATCACCTACATAATTTAGATCATTTACGACAAGGTATATCACTAAGGGCTTATGCCCAAAAAGATCCTCTTAACGAGTATAAAAGAGAAGCTTTCAATTTATTTGAACAAATGCTCGATAATTTGAAGGAATTATTTATCCAAAGAGTTTGTCACCTCCATATGGATACTAGCCATATTAAAAAAGAGTCAATGTCTTTGGAAAATAAAAAACTTCAAAAGACAATGCGAGAAACTAGGGAGGACCCAGCTTTTAATAAATATAATGCTGGTGTTAGTATTGAAACTCAACTTAAAACCATCAAAACTCAAGTCAACCCACAGGATAGAGTACAATCAGACCCATCAAGTTGGGGAAAAGTGGCTAGAAATGAGTTATGTCCCTGTGGTTCTAGCAAGAAATATAAATATTGTCACGGAAGTAATGAATAA
- a CDS encoding peptidylprolyl isomerase, with protein sequence MKRTTIIFLAASLLASNAFADEDKIVATYKGGEVKESQVMQQFQPSLDTQPSAKGKKFADFDANIQEMLVKGYIDAKLLEQEAKNSNIESSKEFQSKLNIVKNQLVQQELMERYVKSHVDEKMINAEYDKLVASLKGKEEVKVSHILVATEKEAINVQNRLKKGEKFAKLAKDFSKDEGSKANGGEIGYITSGQLVPEFEDKALSMKVNEISAPVKTQFGWHIITVLDKRAAQIPSKEEATAGITNQLSRDAILKYVADLESKADIKIMLPKLQITNETKK encoded by the coding sequence ATGAAAAGAACAACTATAATTTTTTTAGCTGCTAGTTTACTTGCGAGTAATGCTTTTGCTGATGAAGATAAAATTGTTGCTACCTACAAAGGTGGTGAAGTAAAAGAATCACAGGTTATGCAACAATTCCAACCTTCTTTAGATACCCAACCAAGTGCTAAAGGAAAAAAGTTTGCTGATTTTGATGCGAATATACAGGAAATGTTAGTAAAGGGCTATATTGATGCAAAATTGCTTGAGCAAGAAGCCAAGAATTCTAATATTGAATCTTCAAAAGAATTCCAATCTAAGTTGAATATCGTAAAAAACCAATTGGTTCAGCAAGAATTGATGGAGCGTTATGTAAAATCTCATGTTGATGAGAAAATGATTAATGCTGAATATGATAAATTAGTTGCTAGCCTAAAAGGAAAAGAGGAAGTAAAAGTAAGTCATATTTTGGTTGCAACTGAAAAAGAAGCAATAAATGTACAAAATAGACTTAAAAAAGGGGAAAAATTTGCTAAGCTTGCTAAGGATTTCTCAAAAGATGAAGGGTCTAAAGCAAATGGTGGAGAAATAGGCTATATTACTTCTGGACAGCTAGTGCCTGAATTTGAAGATAAAGCATTATCAATGAAAGTAAATGAAATCTCTGCTCCAGTTAAAACCCAATTTGGTTGGCATATAATTACTGTACTTGATAAAAGAGCTGCACAAATACCTTCTAAGGAGGAAGCTACTGCTGGTATAACCAATCAACTTAGTAGAGATGCTATATTAAAGTATGTTGCTGATCTTGAAAGTAAAGCTGATATCAAAATAATGTTACCAAAGTTACAAATAACAAATGAGACTAAAAAATAA
- a CDS encoding disulfide bond formation protein B, translated as MNPVLSRPTIIYIAIAILCIVTNVVAFIFQFFYYELPCPLCLLQRFGFIAIGLGALLSIIYNPSWKYDMIIFTSSVYTLMVGIRQVLLHILPHDLGYGNTFLGLHFYTWSAIISFSLILLMSIIPIVSLILSKFSILQFYPSFVPTLIEISLIIITLVNVFATYFECGFSMCPSDPTTYLEWKNLQQLFGSS; from the coding sequence ATGAATCCAGTTTTAAGCCGACCTACAATTATATATATTGCTATTGCTATTTTATGTATAGTAACAAATGTCGTAGCCTTTATTTTCCAATTTTTTTATTATGAACTACCCTGCCCTTTATGTTTATTACAAAGATTCGGTTTTATTGCTATCGGACTTGGAGCACTACTTAGCATAATATATAATCCTTCTTGGAAATATGATATGATTATATTCACCTCTAGTGTTTATACGTTGATGGTAGGGATTAGGCAGGTTTTGCTGCATATTTTACCCCATGATTTAGGATATGGTAATACTTTTCTTGGGTTACATTTTTATACATGGTCAGCAATAATTTCTTTTTCTTTAATCCTATTAATGTCTATAATCCCTATAGTTAGCCTTATTCTAAGTAAATTTAGTATACTACAATTTTATCCTAGTTTTGTACCTACGTTAATTGAGATTAGTTTGATAATTATCACTCTTGTTAATGTGTTTGCAACTTATTTTGAATGTGGTTTTAGTATGTGTCCTAGCGATCCTACAACTTACTTAGAATGGAAAAATTTACAGCAATTATTTGGTAGTAGTTAA